In Bdellovibrio sp. GT3, one genomic interval encodes:
- a CDS encoding 4-hydroxy-tetrahydrodipicolinate reductase — protein sequence MKKIKIGLVGANGRMGREIAEVINNNGSCDVVYTLGRDKKVDHDHASKVDVWIDFSSPEALSDVLKIAERHKTPVVCGTTGFTTKEKNQLAKASKNIPVLWASNMSMGVAVLNEALKMFASVSNFDFQIEEFHHIRKKDKPSGTAITLQENLEKAVGKKCPEPLAIRGGGIFGIHKVHAMSDEEVITFEHSALNRTVFAKGAVTAALWLAKQKKPGLYQIRDVLFGK from the coding sequence GTGAAGAAAATCAAGATCGGACTTGTCGGTGCAAATGGGCGCATGGGTCGCGAGATTGCAGAGGTCATTAACAATAATGGTTCCTGTGATGTTGTATACACTCTGGGACGCGATAAAAAAGTGGACCATGATCATGCATCCAAAGTTGATGTGTGGATTGATTTTTCGTCGCCAGAAGCTCTTTCTGATGTTTTGAAAATTGCTGAGCGCCACAAAACACCAGTGGTTTGTGGTACGACGGGATTTACCACTAAAGAAAAGAATCAACTTGCGAAAGCCAGCAAGAATATTCCTGTTCTTTGGGCCTCAAACATGAGCATGGGTGTTGCTGTTCTTAATGAAGCCTTGAAGATGTTCGCTTCAGTTTCCAACTTTGATTTTCAAATCGAGGAATTTCACCACATTCGAAAAAAAGACAAACCATCCGGAACAGCGATCACATTACAGGAAAATCTGGAAAAAGCTGTTGGCAAAAAATGTCCGGAACCACTGGCTATTCGTGGCGGTGGGATTTTCGGAATTCATAAAGTCCACGCCATGAGTGATGAGGAAGTGATTACTTTTGAACATTCGGCGCTGAACAGAACCGTTTTTGCCAAAGGTGCAGTCACCGCCGCCTTGTGGTTGGCTAAACAAAAGAAACCGGGCCTTTACCAGATTCGCGACGTGTTGTTTGGTAAGTAG
- the fsa gene encoding fructose-6-phosphate aldolase: MKFFIDTADIEEIKQANLRGWVDGVTTNPSLIAKSGRDFHTVIKEICKEISGPVSAEVIGLQHEEMVREGRELAKLADNVVVKVPMTEDGMIAVKKFTAEGIKTNVTLVFSPLQALLAAKAGASMVSPFVGRLDDIGTDGMAMVNQVIQIYQNYDFATEVLVASVRSPMHLQFAAEMGADIATIPYKVMQQMTHHPLTDKGIKLFMDDWNKVQKK; the protein is encoded by the coding sequence ATGAAGTTTTTCATTGATACAGCGGATATTGAAGAGATTAAACAAGCCAACCTGCGCGGTTGGGTTGACGGCGTAACTACTAACCCATCTTTGATCGCAAAATCCGGTCGTGATTTTCATACTGTGATCAAAGAAATCTGCAAAGAAATCTCTGGACCTGTTTCTGCAGAAGTTATCGGCTTGCAACACGAAGAAATGGTTCGTGAAGGTCGCGAGTTGGCAAAACTTGCTGACAATGTTGTGGTTAAAGTTCCAATGACTGAAGACGGTATGATCGCAGTTAAGAAATTTACTGCGGAAGGCATCAAGACAAACGTCACGTTGGTGTTCTCTCCACTTCAAGCTTTGTTGGCCGCTAAAGCCGGTGCTTCGATGGTTTCTCCATTCGTGGGTCGCTTGGACGACATTGGCACTGATGGCATGGCCATGGTTAATCAGGTTATCCAGATTTACCAAAACTACGACTTCGCGACTGAAGTCCTGGTTGCAAGCGTGCGCAGTCCAATGCACTTGCAGTTCGCAGCTGAAATGGGCGCTGATATCGCGACAATTCCATACAAAGTAATGCAACAAATGACCCATCATCCACTTACAGACAAAGGTATTAAGCTGTTCATGGATGACTGGAACAAGGTTCAAAAGAAATAA
- the murD gene encoding UDP-N-acetylmuramoyl-L-alanine--D-glutamate ligase, with protein sequence MQKKKWANLPPDNTICQMSQYIKNLKAPIAVVGMGKSGDAAKRLLIASGIRPTDILTFDGKLDSADFKDANKLMSEGKPETLVVSPGVPLSSTWIKNAQLQGVTITSEISLACSCLSTEKLIGVTGSVGKSTTVSLLQAGLEAFSKTGFVGGNLGTPFSTYAADVVEKKRPVADWVVLELSSYQLENCAGLELDYSAITYFTSNHLERYDSIEHYYQTKWNILGITKKAMLLNSEGGDLIEYSKGKAPTPQLKIISKHDQNLQSFQLQKAQLIGQHNQDNLALATALCKEAGWPASAVEGMKEFKGLSHRLENLGFIKGVRFINDSKATAMDSVIIAATAAVDTLTDGGSLFLLLGGRDKNLPWEQLAVLSKMNRSEFVFFGECREIAQKKSGLPGQSHAKLDEAIEYILSKVKPTDTVLLSPGGTSWDEFKSFEDRGDFFKRKVTEFSTL encoded by the coding sequence GTGCAAAAAAAGAAGTGGGCAAACCTGCCTCCTGATAATACTATCTGCCAGATGAGCCAATATATCAAGAACCTGAAAGCACCAATTGCAGTAGTCGGTATGGGAAAAAGCGGAGACGCAGCAAAGCGACTTCTCATTGCCAGTGGAATTCGACCTACTGATATCCTGACCTTCGACGGAAAATTGGATTCAGCAGACTTTAAGGACGCTAATAAACTCATGTCTGAAGGGAAGCCTGAAACTCTCGTGGTTTCCCCTGGTGTTCCCCTGTCCTCGACTTGGATCAAAAACGCACAACTTCAAGGCGTCACAATTACCAGCGAAATTTCCCTGGCCTGCTCCTGCTTAAGCACCGAAAAATTGATTGGCGTTACGGGCTCCGTCGGCAAAAGCACTACGGTTTCCTTGTTACAGGCTGGGCTGGAAGCTTTCTCAAAAACAGGTTTTGTGGGCGGCAACCTGGGGACTCCGTTTTCAACTTATGCGGCAGACGTCGTTGAAAAAAAGCGTCCGGTTGCTGACTGGGTTGTGCTTGAACTGTCCAGCTATCAACTGGAAAACTGTGCCGGTTTGGAATTGGATTATTCTGCAATTACCTATTTCACTTCAAATCACCTTGAACGTTACGACAGCATCGAACACTACTACCAGACAAAATGGAATATTTTGGGAATCACCAAAAAGGCCATGCTGCTAAATTCTGAGGGTGGGGATTTGATTGAGTACTCCAAAGGAAAAGCGCCGACACCGCAACTTAAGATAATTTCAAAGCATGACCAAAACCTGCAATCGTTCCAACTGCAAAAAGCTCAACTTATCGGGCAACACAATCAGGACAACCTTGCGCTGGCGACGGCCTTGTGCAAAGAAGCCGGGTGGCCAGCATCTGCAGTTGAGGGAATGAAAGAATTCAAAGGCCTAAGTCACCGACTTGAAAATCTGGGTTTCATTAAGGGAGTTCGCTTCATCAACGACAGCAAGGCCACCGCCATGGACAGTGTGATTATCGCTGCCACAGCAGCCGTCGACACTCTTACCGACGGTGGGTCATTGTTTCTGTTGCTTGGTGGTCGCGATAAAAACCTGCCGTGGGAACAACTGGCAGTGCTTTCAAAAATGAATCGTTCTGAGTTTGTGTTCTTTGGAGAGTGTCGCGAGATCGCCCAAAAGAAATCAGGATTGCCTGGTCAAAGCCATGCGAAACTTGATGAAGCGATTGAGTATATTCTCTCGAAGGTTAAACCTACGGATACAGTTCTGCTTAGCCCGGGCGGTACAAGCTGGGATGAGTTTAAGTCCTTTGAAGACCGTGGGGATTTCTTTAAAAGAAAAGTAACAGAGTTTTCTACTCTCTGA
- a CDS encoding metallophosphoesterase, which yields MPTSFFAHPKADFKSAQYTAIISDLHLTEAEPVNLRFPLWKKFKTRQFFYDDVFETFLKHIEGRAQGNPVELILNGDIFDFDSVLNLPDQPVFHVSWIEKHRGLQPRSERSRHKIEVILQDHMAFVRSLREFVLRGNRAVFVIGNHDLELHFMEVQDEIMRHLNLPEDKREEVRFVEWFYISNQDTLIEHGNQYDPYCMCEDPVNPFVRGYNYVALKLPFGNLACRYISNGMGFFNPHVDTNYIMTLKEYILFFFKYIWKAQPGLVWTWFWGSVATLVHSFFDRLSAPIRNPLRIEDRIEVIAEKANAEPRMVRELKELFVAPAASEPMLLARELWLDRAFIVFIAFFLIFQLMTFIRSVYEISIFWAFIPLFVLLPFFLFYSKSVTSLVSSYKEPDDRVLAMASAITKVKRIVYGHTHHVRHEIIGSVEHLNSGCWSPAFLDVECTKPLDQKTFVWISPGEHSGRQAELCKFVDGGSEVMMGSNRGA from the coding sequence TTGCCCACTTCTTTTTTTGCACATCCAAAGGCTGATTTTAAATCGGCGCAATATACTGCAATCATTAGCGATCTGCATCTTACAGAGGCCGAGCCGGTTAACTTGCGCTTTCCATTATGGAAAAAATTTAAGACTCGCCAGTTCTTTTATGATGATGTTTTTGAAACATTCTTAAAGCACATCGAAGGAAGAGCTCAGGGCAACCCTGTTGAGCTGATTCTTAATGGTGACATCTTCGATTTTGACAGCGTATTGAATTTGCCTGATCAACCGGTGTTTCATGTCAGCTGGATTGAAAAACATCGTGGCCTTCAGCCGCGATCGGAAAGATCCCGCCACAAGATTGAAGTTATTTTGCAGGATCACATGGCGTTCGTCAGATCTTTGCGAGAGTTCGTCCTGCGTGGGAACCGTGCGGTGTTTGTTATTGGGAATCACGATCTTGAGCTTCACTTCATGGAGGTTCAGGACGAAATCATGCGCCATCTGAACTTGCCAGAGGATAAGCGCGAAGAAGTTCGCTTTGTTGAGTGGTTCTATATCAGCAATCAGGACACTTTGATCGAGCACGGCAATCAATACGATCCATATTGTATGTGTGAAGATCCCGTGAATCCATTTGTGCGCGGCTATAATTACGTGGCACTAAAACTTCCATTCGGAAATCTTGCATGCCGGTACATTTCAAATGGAATGGGTTTCTTCAATCCCCATGTTGATACCAACTACATTATGACGTTGAAGGAATACATCTTGTTCTTCTTCAAGTATATTTGGAAAGCCCAACCAGGCTTGGTGTGGACTTGGTTCTGGGGATCTGTGGCAACTCTGGTCCATTCGTTCTTTGATCGCTTGTCAGCGCCAATTCGAAATCCCCTGAGGATTGAGGATCGCATCGAAGTAATTGCCGAGAAGGCAAATGCAGAACCCCGTATGGTGCGTGAACTTAAGGAACTATTTGTTGCTCCTGCGGCCAGCGAACCAATGTTGTTGGCTCGAGAACTTTGGCTTGATCGCGCCTTTATTGTGTTTATTGCGTTCTTTTTGATCTTTCAATTGATGACCTTTATTCGGTCTGTCTATGAAATTTCGATTTTTTGGGCGTTTATTCCCTTATTTGTGCTTTTGCCGTTCTTTTTGTTTTACAGCAAATCTGTAACTTCTTTGGTATCCAGCTACAAGGAGCCCGATGATCGTGTGCTTGCGATGGCGAGTGCAATTACTAAGGTAAAACGGATCGTTTACGGTCATACTCACCATGTCAGACACGAGATTATCGGTTCAGTGGAGCATTTGAACAGTGGATGCTGGTCCCCGGCTTTCCTGGATGTTGAGTGTACGAAGCCTTTGGATCAAAAAACTTTTGTGTGGATATCACCTGGAGAACATAGCGGCAGACAAGCCGAGCTGTGCAAATTCGTCGATGGCGGATCAGAAGTAATGATGGGTTCAAACCGGGGCGCATAA
- a CDS encoding histone-like protein codes for MAEVLVVTSKVKKLIKEKGGMNTSAETIDVLSKAIEQLCLKGVESAKADGRKTVMARDIVIDHL; via the coding sequence ATGGCAGAAGTACTTGTTGTAACTAGCAAAGTAAAAAAACTTATCAAAGAAAAAGGCGGCATGAACACTTCTGCTGAAACTATCGACGTTCTCAGCAAAGCAATCGAGCAACTTTGCCTAAAAGGCGTTGAATCTGCAAAAGCAGATGGCCGTAAAACAGTTATGGCTCGCGATATCGTTATCGATCACCTTTAA
- a CDS encoding M12 family metallopeptidase, with protein sequence MKFKVGSAGVILLLFCLYLYLNKTKIVEVPQPVVLSAATTAQVPVASETESSLLTLEEVREIALSKNKQAGNTQRDFSQVIPKTTDQSASGDYPGFEFEDGVAVIEGDIVLGEPRPGQKYQGFTQPLMLWPNGVVPFFIQGDVENPTRIIQAMAEFVDSGISFVPYIDQEDVLVFQNGTGNCKSYVGRIGGKQPLWVAPGCGTKEITHEIMHALGFIHEQNRNDRDAFIDIQWANIDENAKVNFEKFPIEMMKANGLGAFDYQSLMLYPPSMYSKNGETMRSLQQGKSISPSYSLSTGDLLRLNQLSKKE encoded by the coding sequence ATGAAATTTAAGGTTGGATCCGCCGGAGTCATACTTCTTTTGTTCTGTTTATATCTCTATCTCAATAAAACAAAGATCGTGGAAGTTCCTCAACCAGTTGTTCTAAGCGCCGCCACGACCGCACAAGTTCCTGTGGCATCGGAAACGGAAAGTTCTCTTTTAACACTGGAAGAGGTTCGCGAAATCGCATTGTCCAAGAACAAGCAGGCAGGGAATACTCAGCGTGACTTTTCTCAAGTGATTCCTAAAACAACAGATCAATCAGCCAGTGGAGACTATCCTGGATTTGAGTTTGAAGATGGAGTGGCCGTCATAGAAGGTGATATCGTTTTGGGTGAGCCAAGGCCTGGGCAAAAGTATCAAGGTTTCACTCAGCCTCTTATGCTTTGGCCAAATGGCGTGGTGCCATTCTTCATCCAAGGAGATGTCGAAAACCCCACTCGAATTATTCAAGCGATGGCAGAATTTGTGGACTCGGGAATCTCTTTTGTTCCCTATATAGATCAAGAAGATGTTCTTGTTTTTCAAAATGGCACAGGAAATTGCAAATCATACGTAGGAAGAATCGGTGGAAAACAACCACTCTGGGTCGCCCCTGGATGTGGAACCAAAGAAATCACTCACGAGATCATGCACGCCCTGGGATTTATCCACGAGCAAAACCGCAATGACAGAGATGCATTTATCGATATTCAATGGGCGAACATCGACGAAAATGCCAAAGTTAATTTCGAAAAATTTCCAATAGAAATGATGAAAGCTAATGGCCTTGGTGCATTCGATTACCAGTCACTCATGTTATACCCACCATCAATGTATTCTAAAAATGGCGAGACGATGAGATCTCTACAACAGGGAAAATCAATTTCTCCCTCGTACTCGCTGAGTACGGGCGATCTTTTAAGACTAAATCAACTCTCGAAAAAAGAATAA
- the ligA gene encoding NAD-dependent DNA ligase LigA: protein MSKKRHEELKKIITEHDYNYYVMDRPSITDYEYDQLFDELLSLEKATKGLDLSDSPSQRVGGKVLESFLKAPHRMPMLSLANSYSPEDIFDFDERIKKFLSSDKDVEYFCELKFDGLSMEIIYENGQLVRALTRGDGAVGEDVTENIKTIKSIPLKIKNAPEILEVRGEVLIFKKDFAELNDSQQENGQPTFANPRNAAAGSMRQLDSKIAASRPLKFFGYALGLVEGKTFDTQENIQNYFADHGIPTAIKANPDLVRVCRGPQEVVEYYHQIEKVRSSLPFDIDGIVIKVNSIRQQDDLGMVARSPRWATAAKFKPEQATTVIENIAIQVGRTGALTPVAIMTPVKVGGVTVTNSTLHNQDEIDRKDVRVGDTVIIQRAGDVIPEVVAVVLDKRPKDSKPFLIPANCPACGSPAHKAEGEVVTRCTNPLCIAMVKESLKHFVGRRAMNLDKIGDRLIETLVDNKMLTSFSDFYRLTKEDILSLDRQGDKSAVNIIKSVENSKKPTLARFIFALGIRFVGEQTAKLLADHFVNIENFLVAPEEELLQVPEIGPKVATSIREWTSNKKLVKEVHEMLKLGVVITNPVRSTEGALSGMSFLITGTLPVKRDDAKDVIEKNGGKILSSVSSKLSYLVVGDDPGSKVDKAQTLGVKIISWEDLQKML from the coding sequence ATGTCAAAGAAACGCCACGAAGAGCTTAAGAAAATCATCACTGAACACGATTACAACTACTATGTCATGGATCGCCCATCGATCACTGACTACGAGTATGATCAACTCTTTGACGAGCTACTAAGCCTTGAAAAGGCTACGAAGGGCTTGGACCTTTCTGATTCTCCCAGCCAACGAGTGGGTGGCAAGGTGCTGGAGAGCTTCCTCAAAGCGCCACATCGAATGCCAATGCTATCTTTGGCTAACAGCTATTCTCCGGAAGACATCTTTGATTTCGATGAACGCATTAAAAAGTTTTTGAGTTCTGACAAAGATGTCGAATACTTCTGCGAACTTAAATTCGATGGCCTGTCCATGGAGATCATCTATGAAAACGGACAACTGGTTCGCGCCCTGACCCGCGGTGACGGCGCCGTCGGAGAAGATGTTACCGAAAATATCAAAACGATTAAAAGCATTCCTTTGAAAATTAAGAACGCACCAGAAATTCTTGAAGTTCGCGGTGAGGTTCTGATCTTTAAGAAAGATTTTGCTGAACTTAATGATTCTCAACAAGAGAACGGGCAACCCACTTTCGCAAATCCCAGAAATGCCGCTGCCGGATCCATGCGCCAACTGGATTCCAAGATAGCCGCCTCCAGACCCCTGAAGTTTTTTGGATATGCATTGGGCTTAGTTGAGGGAAAGACCTTCGACACTCAGGAAAATATTCAGAACTATTTTGCCGATCACGGAATACCTACGGCCATTAAGGCAAATCCTGACCTGGTTCGCGTTTGTCGCGGCCCCCAGGAAGTCGTTGAATACTATCATCAAATTGAAAAAGTTAGATCATCCTTGCCCTTTGATATCGATGGCATCGTAATCAAAGTAAACTCCATCAGACAACAGGATGACTTGGGAATGGTTGCCAGAAGCCCGCGCTGGGCCACGGCTGCAAAGTTCAAACCTGAACAAGCAACTACGGTCATCGAAAACATCGCCATTCAGGTTGGCAGAACAGGCGCACTGACTCCAGTTGCGATCATGACACCTGTTAAAGTGGGTGGCGTGACTGTCACCAACTCCACTTTGCATAATCAGGACGAAATCGATCGCAAGGATGTTCGGGTGGGTGATACGGTTATCATTCAACGTGCTGGCGACGTGATTCCAGAAGTGGTTGCCGTTGTTCTTGATAAACGCCCCAAGGACAGCAAGCCATTCTTAATTCCTGCAAATTGCCCGGCATGCGGATCTCCTGCGCACAAAGCTGAAGGCGAAGTCGTCACTCGCTGCACGAATCCACTTTGTATTGCGATGGTAAAAGAATCTCTTAAGCATTTTGTCGGCAGACGCGCCATGAACCTGGATAAAATTGGTGACCGTTTAATTGAAACTTTGGTCGACAACAAGATGCTGACATCTTTTTCTGATTTTTATCGTCTGACAAAGGAAGATATTTTGTCTTTGGATCGTCAGGGAGATAAGTCAGCAGTGAATATTATCAAAAGTGTAGAAAACAGCAAAAAGCCCACACTGGCTCGGTTCATCTTCGCTTTGGGTATTCGCTTTGTTGGCGAGCAAACTGCAAAGCTTCTGGCCGATCATTTTGTTAATATTGAAAACTTCTTGGTTGCTCCCGAAGAGGAGCTCCTTCAGGTCCCAGAAATTGGACCGAAAGTCGCCACTTCGATTCGTGAATGGACTTCGAATAAGAAGTTGGTCAAAGAAGTGCATGAAATGTTAAAGCTTGGCGTGGTGATCACAAATCCTGTTCGCTCCACAGAAGGCGCGCTTTCTGGAATGAGCTTCTTAATCACGGGGACTTTACCGGTAAAGCGTGACGACGCTAAAGATGTTATCGAAAAGAATGGCGGCAAGATCTTAAGCTCCGTGTCTTCAAAGCTTAGCTATTTGGTTGTTGGCGATGATCCGGGATCAAAAGTCGATAAAGCACAAACCCTTGGAGTAAAAATCATCTCCTGGGAAGATCTTCAGAAGATGCTCTAG
- the gatC gene encoding Asp-tRNA(Asn)/Glu-tRNA(Gln) amidotransferase subunit GatC, which yields MIDKKSIEHIAKLARLQITENEATEFSQQMEKILLNFKKIENINTTGVEPMITPTEIEAYWREDEVVQNYKAEDIIANAPEHAGNLFKVPPVV from the coding sequence GTGATCGATAAAAAATCCATCGAACATATTGCCAAGCTGGCTCGCCTGCAAATCACTGAAAATGAAGCGACTGAGTTCAGCCAGCAGATGGAAAAGATCCTGCTTAATTTTAAAAAAATTGAAAATATCAATACGACAGGTGTGGAGCCAATGATCACACCAACTGAAATCGAAGCCTACTGGCGCGAAGATGAAGTTGTGCAAAACTACAAGGCTGAAGACATAATTGCCAATGCACCTGAACATGCTGGCAACCTATTCAAAGTTCCACCAGTGGTTTAG
- the gatA gene encoding Asp-tRNA(Asn)/Glu-tRNA(Gln) amidotransferase subunit GatA has product MDLTFASFSEISEAVKSKKVSAQEVAKHFQTRITTLNPTLNAFTTVNEEALKDAAATDARIAKGEDVGPLAGVPFGIKEMLCTKNLKTTACSKILSNFVPPYDATVVARLKKSGVTVMGKLNQDEFAMGSSNETSYYGVVKNPWDVTRVPGGSSGGSAAAQSARLVAGAIGTDTGGSIRQPASFCGVVGVKPTYGRVSRYGIIAFASSLDQAGPMVSSVKDAALTLEVISGHDPMDSTSSQKRVPAWSKDLSTDMKGLKVGVIKEYLNGGVDADTEKTFNGALEALKKMGAEVVEVSVSMSEFAVPIYYLIATSEASSNLARYDGIRYGYRADFPSLSGVELEDFYGKTRGEGFGSEVKRRIMLGTYCLSSGYYDAYYNKAGQVRRMLTEQYLAAFKSCDVILSPVTASPAFKVGELISDPLTMYLNDIFTTSTNLAGLPGMSVPFGLSSQGLPIGVQVTANHFDEQHMLNVGFALESVSPVKGSKPHVI; this is encoded by the coding sequence GTGGATTTAACATTTGCCTCATTCAGTGAAATATCTGAAGCCGTAAAATCAAAAAAAGTCAGCGCTCAGGAAGTGGCAAAGCACTTTCAAACCAGAATCACAACACTGAACCCGACACTGAATGCCTTTACCACTGTGAATGAAGAAGCTCTGAAGGATGCCGCGGCCACTGATGCCCGCATTGCCAAGGGTGAGGACGTGGGGCCGTTGGCGGGCGTTCCGTTTGGTATTAAGGAAATGCTTTGTACAAAGAATCTGAAAACCACCGCTTGTTCCAAGATTCTTAGTAATTTTGTTCCGCCCTACGATGCCACGGTGGTGGCGCGACTAAAAAAATCCGGCGTAACCGTCATGGGAAAACTAAATCAGGATGAATTCGCAATGGGATCGTCCAATGAAACCTCCTATTATGGTGTGGTTAAAAATCCTTGGGATGTGACTCGGGTTCCCGGGGGATCTTCGGGTGGTTCTGCAGCGGCTCAGTCCGCGCGTTTGGTCGCGGGTGCAATTGGAACTGATACAGGCGGATCGATTCGACAGCCTGCAAGCTTCTGTGGTGTTGTGGGAGTTAAGCCCACGTATGGAAGAGTCAGTCGTTACGGAATTATCGCGTTTGCCTCGTCATTGGATCAAGCGGGCCCCATGGTTAGCAGCGTGAAAGATGCGGCCCTGACCCTTGAAGTGATTTCTGGACATGATCCGATGGATTCAACCTCTTCACAGAAGAGAGTTCCTGCCTGGAGTAAGGATCTTTCCACGGATATGAAAGGTCTGAAAGTCGGCGTCATTAAAGAGTACCTGAATGGCGGCGTTGATGCAGATACGGAAAAGACCTTTAACGGAGCGCTGGAAGCACTTAAAAAAATGGGTGCCGAGGTTGTTGAAGTTTCTGTCAGTATGTCTGAATTTGCAGTTCCGATTTACTATTTGATTGCGACCAGTGAAGCATCATCGAATCTGGCTCGCTATGATGGTATTCGTTACGGCTACCGCGCTGATTTTCCAAGTCTGTCCGGTGTTGAGCTGGAGGACTTTTACGGAAAAACTCGTGGAGAGGGATTTGGCTCGGAAGTAAAACGCAGAATTATGCTGGGAACGTATTGCCTTTCAAGTGGCTACTATGATGCCTACTACAATAAGGCTGGACAGGTTCGCCGCATGCTCACTGAGCAATATCTTGCTGCGTTCAAGAGCTGCGATGTGATACTAAGTCCGGTCACGGCCTCGCCGGCGTTTAAGGTGGGCGAACTGATTTCGGATCCTTTAACTATGTATTTGAATGATATCTTCACGACCTCCACAAATCTGGCGGGACTGCCGGGGATGAGTGTGCCATTTGGGTTGTCATCCCAAGGTCTTCCCATCGGAGTGCAAGTGACGGCAAATCACTTTGATGAACAGCACATGTTAAATGTTGGATTTGCTCTGGAATCCGTTTCGCCAGTCAAAGGAAGCAAACCCCATGTCATATAG
- the gatB gene encoding Asp-tRNA(Asn)/Glu-tRNA(Gln) amidotransferase subunit GatB: MSYRGYEPVIGIEIHVQLKTDSKMFCADATNFDAGDNENVSPVSAGMPGTLPVVNKRAVEFGIKTGLALGCTIRKKSVFARKNYFYPDMPKGYQISQYDQPICENGSITFKVNGVEKTVNIARAHLEEDAGKSNHSGAHTLINLNRAGIPLLEVVTGPDLRSPAEAAEYGRTIRQIVRYLDVCDGNLEEGSMRCDCNVSVRKIGAPAFGTKVEIKNVNSFRFVEKAIEYEIERQIDELERGGKILQETRLWDPDKNRTFAMRSKEDAQDYRYFPDPDLLPVMVTDNLIAKIKGELPELPIARAKRFQEQHGLPEYDAQVLTIEKSVADYYEAVADVCKNPKSSSNWIMSELMRELNSVNMPIEKSPIKPQQLGKMITLIDAGTISGKIAKTVFQEMWSSSKDPETVVKEKGLVQITDSAAIEKIVDEVLAGNQQAVDDHRTGKKKNLFGFFVGAVMKASKGQANPDMVNKILLEKLK, translated from the coding sequence ATGTCATATAGAGGCTATGAGCCCGTCATCGGGATTGAAATACATGTTCAGTTGAAAACAGACAGTAAGATGTTCTGTGCGGACGCCACCAATTTTGATGCCGGTGATAATGAAAATGTTTCCCCGGTCAGTGCTGGTATGCCAGGAACTTTACCAGTGGTAAATAAACGCGCCGTTGAGTTCGGGATTAAAACCGGACTGGCGTTGGGATGCACGATTCGCAAGAAGTCAGTCTTTGCCAGAAAGAACTACTTTTACCCGGACATGCCGAAGGGATATCAAATTTCTCAGTATGATCAGCCGATCTGTGAAAACGGATCAATCACTTTCAAGGTGAACGGTGTGGAAAAAACTGTGAATATCGCCAGAGCCCATCTTGAAGAAGATGCCGGAAAGTCGAACCACAGTGGGGCGCACACGCTAATCAATTTAAATCGTGCCGGTATACCTTTACTGGAGGTTGTCACAGGGCCTGACCTGCGCTCGCCGGCTGAAGCTGCGGAATATGGCCGTACGATCCGTCAGATAGTTCGCTATCTTGATGTATGTGACGGGAACCTTGAAGAAGGCTCCATGCGTTGTGATTGCAATGTCTCCGTTCGCAAAATCGGAGCTCCTGCGTTTGGCACCAAGGTCGAAATCAAGAATGTAAACTCCTTCCGTTTCGTGGAAAAAGCCATCGAGTATGAAATCGAAAGACAAATCGATGAGCTTGAGCGTGGTGGAAAGATCCTTCAGGAAACCAGACTGTGGGATCCTGATAAGAATCGCACCTTTGCCATGCGCTCCAAGGAGGATGCCCAGGACTATCGCTATTTCCCGGATCCGGATCTGTTACCAGTGATGGTTACTGATAATTTGATTGCGAAAATAAAGGGTGAACTGCCAGAGCTTCCTATTGCCCGCGCCAAAAGATTTCAGGAGCAGCACGGACTGCCGGAATACGATGCCCAGGTTTTAACGATCGAAAAATCCGTTGCAGACTATTATGAAGCTGTGGCTGATGTTTGTAAAAATCCGAAATCATCATCAAACTGGATCATGTCAGAGCTAATGCGCGAGTTGAACTCCGTGAATATGCCAATTGAAAAATCACCGATTAAGCCGCAACAGCTGGGTAAGATGATCACGTTGATTGATGCTGGCACCATTTCCGGAAAGATCGCAAAAACAGTCTTTCAGGAAATGTGGAGCAGTTCCAAAGATCCAGAAACTGTTGTGAAAGAAAAAGGCCTGGTGCAGATAACAGATTCAGCTGCGATCGAAAAAATAGTTGATGAAGTTTTGGCAGGCAACCAACAGGCTGTCGATGATCATAGAACCGGTAAAAAGAAAAATCTGTTTGGATTCTTTGTTGGTGCAGTGATGAAGGCATCCAAAGGTCAGGCGAATCCTGATATGGTTAACAAGATATTATTGGAGAAGTTGAAGTAA